In Scylla paramamosain isolate STU-SP2022 chromosome 19, ASM3559412v1, whole genome shotgun sequence, a single genomic region encodes these proteins:
- the LOC135109981 gene encoding histone-lysine N-methyltransferase 2B-like isoform X2, with translation MDTELRKYLQENTRHVGGVCVLGGPEPPPPHPWGFLPQEEEEEEEEEEEEEEETRVPPGGRDSGDDEPPVLHPLAPKPHPTYHQPHQSPQQPPSPAPHQEHLPQDCLPRPHKTPPPASPVQKERAPHRSRSRSHSCCSTVALNIATAGEFQYPYDAAKGTDATTTTTTTTTTATTTTTTTRVIQVGNMLQVLPQDASAPQPHSAMIVQAGNVIQEATSEVPVVGSPVPEYEVEEEEEEEDEEEARMRKKKRSLAVALPPADKGILMRPSYRYSPSRVTADDDDDDDDAMPTPSLSHPPPTPALTKPPSVPLHTTTTTTSDATASSTSAGPPPGPTPSLTVAPPRQARRRRRRKYQ, from the exons gagtgtgtgtgctTGGAGGACCTGAGCCACCTCCACCCCACCCCTGGGGCTTCCtgccccaggaggaggaggaggaggaggaggaggaggaggaggaggaggaggagacgcggGTGCCCCCCGGGGGACGTGACAGCGGTGACGACGAGCCCCCCGTCCTGCACCCCCTGGCCCCCAAGCCCCACCCCACCTACCACCAGCCACACCAGTCCCCACAGCAGCCTCCGTCACCCGCCCCACACCAGGAGCACCTGCCCCAGGACTGCCTGCCCCGCCCCCACAAGACACCGCCCCCAGCCTCCCCTGTCCAGAAGGAGCGCGCCCCTCACAGGTCCCGCTCCCGCTCCCACTCCTGCTGCAGCACTGTGGCACTCAACAtagccacagcaggagag TTCCAGTACCCTTATGATGCAGCCAAGGGgactgacgccaccaccaccaccaccaccaccaccaccaccgccaccaccaccaccaccacaacaagggTTATTCAAGTGGGGAACATGCTTCAGGTGTTGCCCCAAGATGCCTCAGCCCCGCAGCCCCACTCCGCCATGATagtgcaggcagggaatgtcatacag GAGGCCACGTCGGAGGTGCCTGTGGTGGGCTCGCCAGTTCCGgagtacgaggtggaggaggaagaggaagaggaggacgaggaggaggcacggatgaggaagaagaaaagatcattAGCTGTAGCTCTCCCTCCAGCTGATAAGGGGATATTAATGAGGCCTtcctacag gtacTCTCCCAGCCGTGTcacagctgatgatgatgatgatgatgatgatgccatgCCCACCCCCAGCCTGAGccaccctccacccaccccaGCCCTCACCAAGCCTCCTTCAGTacccctccacaccaccaccaccaccaccagcgacgCAACAGCCTCATCTACCTCAGCCGGCCCACCCCCTGGCCCGACCCCCTCCCTGACAGTGGCCCCCCCACGGcaggcaagaagaagaaggaggagaaagtatcAATAA
- the LOC135109981 gene encoding histone-lysine N-methyltransferase 2B-like isoform X3, translated as MDTELRKYLQENTRHVGGVCVLGGPEPPPPHPWGFLPQEEEEEEEEEEEEEEETRVPPGGRDSGDDEPPVLHPLAPKPHPTYHQPHQSPQQPPSPAPHQEHLPQDCLPRPHKTPPPASPVQKERAPHRSRSRSHSCCSTVALNIATAGEFQYPYDAAKGTDATTTTTTTTTTATTTTTTTRVIQVGNMLQVLPQDASAPQPHSAMIVQAGNVIQEATSEVPVVGSPVPEYEVEEEEEEEDEEEARMRKKKRSLAVALPPADKGILMRPSYRYSPSRVTADDDDATPTPSLSHPPPTPALTKPPPVTTTTTTTSDVTPHPTPPQTTGEPE; from the exons gagtgtgtgtgctTGGAGGACCTGAGCCACCTCCACCCCACCCCTGGGGCTTCCtgccccaggaggaggaggaggaggaggaggaggaggaggaggaggaggaggagacgcggGTGCCCCCCGGGGGACGTGACAGCGGTGACGACGAGCCCCCCGTCCTGCACCCCCTGGCCCCCAAGCCCCACCCCACCTACCACCAGCCACACCAGTCCCCACAGCAGCCTCCGTCACCCGCCCCACACCAGGAGCACCTGCCCCAGGACTGCCTGCCCCGCCCCCACAAGACACCGCCCCCAGCCTCCCCTGTCCAGAAGGAGCGCGCCCCTCACAGGTCCCGCTCCCGCTCCCACTCCTGCTGCAGCACTGTGGCACTCAACAtagccacagcaggagag TTCCAGTACCCTTATGATGCAGCCAAGGGgactgacgccaccaccaccaccaccaccaccaccaccaccgccaccaccaccaccaccacaacaagggTTATTCAAGTGGGGAACATGCTTCAGGTGTTGCCCCAAGATGCCTCAGCCCCGCAGCCCCACTCCGCCATGATagtgcaggcagggaatgtcatacag GAGGCCACGTCGGAGGTGCCTGTGGTGGGCTCGCCAGTTCCGgagtacgaggtggaggaggaagaggaagaggaggacgaggaggaggcacggatgaggaagaagaaaagatcattAGCTGTAGCTCTCCCTCCAGCTGATAAGGGGATATTAATGAGGCCTtcctacag gtacTCTCCCAGCCGTGTcacagctgatgatgatgatgccacccccacccccagcctgagccaccctccacccaccccaGCCCTCACCAAGCCTCCTccagtaaccaccaccaccaccaccaccagcgacgtaacaccccaccccacccctccccaGACCACAG GTGAGCCAGAATGA
- the LOC135109981 gene encoding histone-lysine N-methyltransferase 2B-like isoform X1: MDTELRKYLQENTRHVGGVCVLGGPEPPPPHPWGFLPQEEEEEEEEEEEEEEETRVPPGGRDSGDDEPPVLHPLAPKPHPTYHQPHQSPQQPPSPAPHQEHLPQDCLPRPHKTPPPASPVQKERAPHRSRSRSHSCCSTVALNIATAGEFQYPYDAAKGTDATTTTTTTTTTATTTTTTTRVIQVGNMLQVLPQDASAPQPHSAMIVQAGNVIQEATSEVPVVGSPVPEYEVEEEEEEEDEEEARMRKKKRSLAVALPPADKGILMRPSYRYSPSRVTADDDDATPTPSLSHPPPTPALTKPPPVTTTTTTTSDVTPHPTPPQTTGKVTGKACEVSQNELVKLSGLFKYHWNCSSEEEEEEVRECAKTLYSGAKEWREMRRNLKENRSRMTSDSRSP, from the exons gagtgtgtgtgctTGGAGGACCTGAGCCACCTCCACCCCACCCCTGGGGCTTCCtgccccaggaggaggaggaggaggaggaggaggaggaggaggaggaggaggagacgcggGTGCCCCCCGGGGGACGTGACAGCGGTGACGACGAGCCCCCCGTCCTGCACCCCCTGGCCCCCAAGCCCCACCCCACCTACCACCAGCCACACCAGTCCCCACAGCAGCCTCCGTCACCCGCCCCACACCAGGAGCACCTGCCCCAGGACTGCCTGCCCCGCCCCCACAAGACACCGCCCCCAGCCTCCCCTGTCCAGAAGGAGCGCGCCCCTCACAGGTCCCGCTCCCGCTCCCACTCCTGCTGCAGCACTGTGGCACTCAACAtagccacagcaggagag TTCCAGTACCCTTATGATGCAGCCAAGGGgactgacgccaccaccaccaccaccaccaccaccaccaccgccaccaccaccaccaccacaacaagggTTATTCAAGTGGGGAACATGCTTCAGGTGTTGCCCCAAGATGCCTCAGCCCCGCAGCCCCACTCCGCCATGATagtgcaggcagggaatgtcatacag GAGGCCACGTCGGAGGTGCCTGTGGTGGGCTCGCCAGTTCCGgagtacgaggtggaggaggaagaggaagaggaggacgaggaggaggcacggatgaggaagaagaaaagatcattAGCTGTAGCTCTCCCTCCAGCTGATAAGGGGATATTAATGAGGCCTtcctacag gtacTCTCCCAGCCGTGTcacagctgatgatgatgatgccacccccacccccagcctgagccaccctccacccaccccaGCCCTCACCAAGCCTCCTccagtaaccaccaccaccaccaccaccagcgacgtaacaccccaccccacccctccccaGACCACAGGCAAGGTGACAGGCAAGGCATGTGAG GTGAGCCAGAATGAGCTTGTTAAACTGAGCGGCCTCTTCAAGTACCACTGGAACTGTtcgtcagaggaggaggaggaggaggtaagggagtgCGCCAAGACCCTTTACAGCGGTgcaaaggagtggagggagatgaggagaaattTGAAAGAGAACAGAAGTAGAATGACATCAGATAGCAGGAGTCCTTAG